From Polynucleobacter difficilis, a single genomic window includes:
- a CDS encoding DUF3427 domain-containing protein — protein MFSTEDLLAGARSGLIKFDPDVASVLHPQLVLNDLAKGEKVLEFILENLSMCEKFRFAVAFVTRSGVACLHQTLKEFCSKGGSGEILVSSYLNFSDPHAIKALKNFPGIDVKFVAAPNFHGKTFLFDFDNFSRVLIGSSNLTQDALGKNTEINLTVSLKDDSSLYKSIDSSLKHWSNTAEEITDQRLIDYEENWSAARASSQDRPNISGSHAYPEGHSVTIYPNSMQVEALVSLDVVRKSGRKKSLIISATGTGKTVLSALDVKQMGAKRMLFVVHRLNIAKKAMSEFRKVFGSTKTMSLYTGSSELNTSADFIFSTVQTINTERHITNFSSTDFDYVIIDETHRAGANTYQNVLNYFKPSFLLGMTATPERTDGFDIFSLFDHSIAYEIRLQSAMEADLLCPFHYFGISDIEIEDQSDPNLVDFNKLTSSNRVQHIIEALEEYGVDTEIPRGLVFCSRIDEAKVLSDAFNKRGIPSLALSGTDPESFREKAIERLESSGPARLEYLFTVDIFNEGIDIPSINQIVMLRPTSSAIIFVQQLGRGLRKTSGKEYLTVIDFIGNYSNNYLIPMALFGDSSYNKDKLRRLLSAGSGLIPGASSVSFERIAKEKIFKSIDSSKLDKSRALLEDYKLLKFRIGRPPMMMDFVEQNSRDPYQYIDQSNSLLEFSIQHESSLQAPPLHIKLLSYLGKHVCDGKRLEDAIILKLLILKGSTSFLEVQQEVEQLAQYKPTSEVILFAIHSINLHYVTQRSNSRNLPVSEVAGFKLIKVNFTTISLDVTLQEVFQNFISKKYYLDLFECAIQKFLSNYSKQNYQGGFKLEGKYSRKDVFRILGWKTQPNELNVGGYMPNSDNTICPIFLTYKKDESMAATIKYEDRFINPGHLVYMSKKSRSLDSPDVMAFKNQALSSMRIPLFVKKSDDEGADFYYLGELTAISERFENTTMQDKDGDQKSVVKMEFLLNSPVEHNLFKYLIDSN, from the coding sequence ATGTTTTCAACTGAGGACTTACTTGCTGGCGCAAGATCTGGACTCATTAAGTTTGATCCTGATGTAGCTTCTGTTTTACATCCCCAATTAGTTTTAAATGATTTGGCCAAAGGCGAGAAGGTTCTCGAGTTTATTCTTGAGAATCTGAGCATGTGTGAAAAATTTAGATTTGCAGTTGCATTTGTTACCCGCAGTGGTGTTGCCTGCTTGCACCAGACTTTGAAAGAATTCTGCTCTAAAGGGGGGTCTGGTGAAATATTAGTTTCAAGTTATTTAAATTTTTCCGACCCTCATGCAATAAAAGCTTTAAAAAATTTCCCCGGTATAGATGTAAAGTTTGTGGCTGCCCCAAACTTTCATGGCAAGACATTTCTCTTCGACTTTGACAATTTTTCGAGAGTTTTGATAGGTAGCTCAAATTTAACTCAAGATGCGCTTGGAAAAAATACTGAAATAAATCTAACGGTTTCTCTTAAGGACGACTCGTCTTTATATAAAAGCATTGATAGCTCTCTAAAACACTGGTCGAATACGGCAGAAGAGATTACCGATCAGCGATTGATAGACTACGAAGAAAATTGGAGCGCTGCGAGGGCATCAAGCCAAGACCGCCCCAATATTTCTGGTAGTCATGCCTACCCTGAGGGGCATTCAGTCACTATTTATCCTAATTCAATGCAGGTCGAGGCTTTAGTCAGCTTAGATGTAGTTAGGAAGTCGGGTAGGAAGAAATCTTTGATTATTTCAGCAACGGGTACTGGTAAGACAGTCCTGTCAGCGCTCGATGTCAAGCAAATGGGCGCAAAACGTATGCTGTTTGTAGTGCATAGGCTGAACATAGCAAAAAAAGCTATGAGTGAGTTTCGTAAAGTATTTGGAAGTACCAAAACAATGAGCCTCTATACAGGCTCAAGCGAATTAAATACCAGTGCAGATTTTATATTTTCTACAGTCCAAACCATTAATACCGAAAGGCACATCACGAATTTCAGTTCAACTGATTTTGATTATGTAATTATTGATGAAACCCATCGAGCCGGAGCCAATACTTATCAAAATGTATTGAACTATTTCAAGCCAAGTTTTTTACTCGGAATGACTGCGACACCCGAAAGAACGGATGGATTTGACATTTTTTCACTTTTTGATCACTCGATTGCCTATGAAATTCGTTTGCAATCGGCGATGGAGGCCGATTTATTATGCCCATTCCATTACTTTGGAATATCAGATATCGAGATTGAAGATCAATCAGATCCCAATTTAGTGGATTTTAATAAACTAACTTCTAGCAATAGAGTTCAGCATATTATTGAGGCGTTAGAAGAATATGGTGTTGATACAGAGATCCCAAGAGGGCTAGTATTTTGCTCAAGAATTGACGAAGCAAAAGTGCTATCCGATGCTTTTAATAAGAGAGGTATTCCATCTCTAGCCCTATCTGGGACAGATCCTGAGTCTTTCCGTGAAAAAGCCATTGAACGATTGGAGTCCAGCGGACCCGCTAGGCTTGAATATCTTTTTACAGTGGACATCTTTAATGAGGGCATTGATATACCGTCAATTAATCAAATTGTTATGCTGCGCCCAACCTCCTCAGCAATTATATTTGTCCAGCAATTGGGGCGAGGACTTAGAAAAACTAGCGGCAAGGAATATCTGACTGTCATTGACTTTATTGGTAATTACTCAAATAACTATCTAATACCAATGGCACTGTTTGGGGATTCGTCATACAACAAAGATAAGTTACGTCGCTTGCTAAGTGCTGGTAGCGGCCTGATACCAGGAGCTAGTAGTGTTAGCTTTGAGCGAATTGCTAAAGAGAAGATTTTTAAATCAATAGACTCCTCAAAGCTCGACAAGAGCCGCGCTCTTTTAGAGGACTATAAGCTCTTGAAATTCCGAATTGGTAGGCCACCTATGATGATGGATTTTGTAGAACAAAATTCAAGGGACCCATATCAGTATATTGACCAATCGAACTCACTATTGGAATTTTCTATCCAACACGAAAGCTCTTTGCAAGCTCCACCGCTGCATATAAAGCTTCTTTCTTATTTGGGCAAGCATGTTTGTGATGGAAAGAGGCTCGAAGATGCAATTATTCTGAAATTATTAATCTTAAAAGGTAGCACTAGCTTTTTGGAAGTTCAACAGGAAGTCGAGCAACTAGCGCAATATAAGCCGACCTCCGAAGTAATTCTTTTTGCTATTCACAGCATTAATCTACACTACGTAACACAGAGATCTAATAGTAGAAACCTGCCGGTTTCAGAGGTTGCTGGTTTTAAGTTAATCAAGGTTAATTTCACCACAATTAGTCTGGATGTAACTTTGCAAGAAGTATTTCAGAACTTTATTTCCAAAAAATATTATTTAGATCTTTTTGAATGTGCGATTCAAAAATTTCTAAGTAATTACTCTAAACAGAATTATCAAGGTGGATTTAAGCTTGAAGGAAAGTACTCTAGAAAAGATGTCTTTCGAATTCTGGGTTGGAAAACACAACCAAATGAACTCAATGTTGGCGGATATATGCCTAACTCAGACAATACAATTTGCCCCATTTTTTTAACATATAAAAAAGATGAAAGTATGGCTGCCACGATTAAATATGAAGATCGTTTTATTAATCCAGGCCATCTGGTTTATATGTCAAAGAAAAGTAGAAGTCTCGATAGCCCAGATGTAATGGCTTTTAAGAATCAGGCTCTTTCTAGTATGCGTATTCCCTTATTTGTAAAAAAGAGTGATGATGAAGGAGCTGATTTTTACTATTTAGGCGAGCTTACCGCAATTTCAGAAAGATTTGAGAACACCACAATGCAAGATAAAGATGGTGATCAAAAGTCTGTTGTGAAAATGGAATTTTTACTTAACAGCCCGGTTGAGCATAATTTATTTAAGTATCTTATTGACAGTAATTAA
- a CDS encoding aconitase X: MELNAEEKAMLAGEFGPVRKMAIEHQIKVGDFFGAKDFVEVSQAHIMADTESLGENGVEWLEALAKNAAKDRVVRIPTITDPRGTDFSKAKQLGQTDKMVSLEHRAIAAFVKMGVSMTDTCINYQTIMAPVFGEHLAFGDTGVVIYSNSICGARSNFEGGPSALSAGLTGRTPRYGYHLDEHRKPTHRYRVTWTPQSLNEWGALGGLIGRKSGNYWSVPVIEGIEGRPGSDSLKHFGAAMASFGSSALFHILGVTPEAIHARDLSFDHLPEISISKEEVMALQSSYRVTDEIDVVVFSAPQLSLIEMQSVAALCQGKKFKKPLLAVTSPQVKPDSDRMGYTAMIEEAGGTVFAGMCFYQSYAREIAEANGWKKLATNSAKMVNILGGYGYTPILASMEDCVNAAETGRLA; encoded by the coding sequence ATGGAATTGAATGCAGAAGAAAAAGCCATGCTCGCGGGGGAATTTGGTCCCGTTCGAAAAATGGCGATTGAACATCAAATCAAAGTAGGTGATTTTTTTGGTGCTAAAGACTTTGTTGAGGTATCGCAAGCCCACATCATGGCCGATACCGAGAGCTTGGGTGAGAATGGCGTGGAATGGCTTGAAGCATTAGCCAAAAATGCAGCCAAAGACCGCGTAGTCCGAATCCCAACCATTACCGATCCGCGCGGTACGGATTTCAGTAAGGCCAAGCAATTAGGTCAAACCGATAAGATGGTTTCTTTAGAGCATCGTGCCATTGCCGCCTTTGTCAAAATGGGCGTATCGATGACGGATACCTGCATCAACTACCAAACCATCATGGCGCCGGTATTTGGTGAGCATTTGGCTTTTGGTGATACAGGCGTTGTGATTTACTCCAACAGCATCTGCGGCGCCCGATCGAATTTTGAAGGCGGTCCATCCGCCCTCTCTGCTGGCCTTACCGGCCGTACCCCACGCTATGGCTACCACTTAGACGAGCATCGCAAACCCACCCATCGCTACCGGGTTACGTGGACGCCGCAGTCACTCAATGAATGGGGCGCTTTGGGCGGCCTGATTGGCAGAAAGTCCGGAAACTACTGGTCAGTACCCGTCATTGAGGGTATCGAAGGTCGCCCTGGCTCAGACTCCTTAAAGCATTTTGGCGCCGCAATGGCCAGCTTTGGCTCCTCTGCTTTATTTCATATTCTGGGGGTTACGCCAGAGGCGATTCATGCACGTGACCTTAGTTTTGATCACTTACCAGAGATCAGCATTTCTAAAGAGGAGGTGATGGCACTGCAGAGCTCCTACCGCGTTACCGATGAAATTGATGTTGTTGTGTTCTCGGCGCCGCAATTGAGCTTGATTGAAATGCAAAGCGTTGCTGCCTTGTGTCAAGGCAAGAAATTTAAGAAACCCCTCTTGGCCGTAACGAGCCCACAAGTCAAGCCGGACTCCGATCGCATGGGCTATACCGCCATGATTGAAGAAGCTGGTGGAACGGTTTTTGCTGGAATGTGCTTCTATCAATCCTATGCGCGTGAAATTGCCGAGGCAAATGGATGGAAAAAATTAGCTACCAATAGCGCCAAAATGGTCAATATTTTAGGTGGCTATGGATACACCCCCATCCTCGCCTCAATGGAGGATTGCGTCAATGCTGCAGAAACAGGGAGACTGGCATGA
- a CDS encoding Bug family tripartite tricarboxylate transporter substrate binding protein: MNFLPSRSISLFFTLLGALLLPGLSSAQSYPSKPIRLVVPFPAGGPTDIVARPLAILLGENLKQQIVIDNRGGAGGSIGADLVAKSAPDGYTLLMGTVGTNAINGSLYKQLAYDTIKDFTPIALVATAPVVIVVNPATNINTLADLVREAKAKPDSIGFGSAGNGTPGHLTGALFETTAKIKLKHIPYKGSAPAMTDLIGGQIPVMFDPIQSAITHINSGRVRPLAVTSKNRSPLLPNVPTVAELGYPQFESTAWWAVFGPAKMPAAITDKLRAETQKVAASAAFKERLGNLGVLPNTDFKESLADFQTKEIAKWARTVRDSGATVD, from the coding sequence ATGAACTTCTTACCGTCCCGCTCCATTTCGCTGTTCTTTACCCTTCTGGGCGCACTTCTGTTGCCAGGGCTTAGCTCGGCACAAAGCTATCCATCCAAGCCCATTAGGTTAGTGGTGCCCTTTCCAGCCGGCGGCCCAACGGATATCGTGGCAAGGCCGTTGGCCATTCTCCTGGGTGAGAACCTCAAACAACAAATCGTGATTGATAACCGCGGCGGCGCAGGCGGATCGATTGGCGCAGACTTAGTTGCCAAATCAGCACCGGATGGCTATACCCTGTTGATGGGTACGGTAGGTACCAATGCCATTAATGGCAGCCTCTATAAGCAACTCGCTTACGACACGATTAAGGATTTCACGCCGATAGCGCTCGTTGCAACCGCCCCCGTTGTGATCGTGGTCAACCCAGCCACCAACATCAATACCCTGGCAGACTTGGTTCGAGAAGCAAAAGCAAAACCCGATTCCATCGGCTTTGGTAGCGCAGGCAATGGCACACCTGGCCACCTCACCGGCGCTCTATTTGAAACCACCGCAAAAATTAAGCTCAAGCACATCCCGTATAAGGGCAGTGCTCCCGCCATGACGGACTTAATCGGCGGCCAAATACCCGTGATGTTTGACCCAATTCAGTCTGCTATTACCCACATCAACTCGGGCCGGGTACGCCCCCTGGCTGTCACGAGCAAAAATCGCTCCCCCTTGCTGCCAAACGTACCTACGGTTGCTGAACTCGGTTATCCCCAGTTTGAATCCACCGCCTGGTGGGCGGTGTTTGGGCCCGCTAAGATGCCTGCCGCCATCACCGACAAATTGCGCGCTGAAACTCAAAAAGTTGCCGCCTCAGCCGCCTTTAAAGAGCGCCTTGGTAACTTAGGCGTCTTACCCAATACTGACTTCAAAGAAAGTTTGGCTGATTTTCAGACAAAAGAGATTGCGAAATGGGCCCGTACCGTTCGCGACTCTGGCGCAACCGTTGATTAA
- a CDS encoding (deoxy)nucleoside triphosphate pyrophosphohydrolase: MKKNIEVVAAVIIYKKKILAFQRGVAKFDYVSYKFEFPGGKVEAGEDFKVALNRELNEELGLDAKVGDFVATIEHDYPDFSIKMHCYIVAIDRFDETLHDHVAYAHVALSEADSLDWIEADRPVLKILRENFGHVFN, translated from the coding sequence ATGAAAAAAAATATTGAAGTTGTTGCAGCCGTAATAATCTATAAGAAGAAGATATTGGCTTTTCAAAGAGGTGTGGCTAAATTCGATTACGTTTCGTATAAATTTGAGTTTCCTGGCGGCAAGGTAGAGGCTGGGGAGGATTTCAAGGTAGCTCTGAATCGTGAGCTAAATGAAGAATTAGGCCTGGATGCAAAGGTCGGTGACTTTGTAGCAACAATAGAGCACGATTACCCCGATTTCTCGATCAAAATGCATTGCTACATTGTGGCAATTGATAGGTTTGATGAAACTCTTCATGATCACGTTGCTTATGCTCACGTAGCATTATCTGAGGCAGATAGCTTGGATTGGATAGAAGCTGATCGTCCAGTGCTTAAAATTTTAAGAGAAAATTTCGGGCATGTTTTCAACTGA
- a CDS encoding helix-turn-helix domain-containing protein: MPARPNHITPATENKLTALGQQIRAYRKALSISATTLAEAAGMSRITLHRIEAGEPAVTMGAYFNAMTALGIHFGIVPIEHPEAAEPRRDDDRRGWIPARIKLADYPQLKQLAWQVHGTDELTPTEALGIYERNWRHLDESLLTKQEKELIEALNAGLGEPHTESKRAITKRRS; encoded by the coding sequence ATGCCAGCACGCCCAAACCACATTACCCCAGCAACCGAGAACAAACTGACCGCTCTTGGTCAGCAGATTCGCGCCTATCGTAAGGCGCTCAGCATTAGCGCAACCACGCTTGCAGAGGCCGCTGGAATGTCACGCATTACCTTGCACCGGATTGAGGCGGGCGAGCCCGCTGTCACGATGGGTGCGTACTTCAACGCCATGACGGCTTTGGGAATTCATTTTGGAATTGTGCCGATAGAACATCCCGAGGCTGCAGAACCACGTCGTGATGATGATCGTCGTGGCTGGATCCCTGCGCGCATAAAGCTAGCCGATTACCCGCAACTCAAACAACTTGCTTGGCAGGTACACGGCACCGACGAACTCACCCCAACGGAAGCACTTGGTATTTATGAGCGCAATTGGCGTCATCTGGATGAAAGCCTTCTAACCAAGCAGGAGAAAGAATTGATTGAGGCTTTGAATGCAGGTCTTGGAGAGCCCCATACTGAATCCAAGCGTGCCATTACTAAGAGACGCAGTTAG
- a CDS encoding aconitase X swivel domain-containing protein: protein MSQKLFKARHAQGDVVEGYCLSASDGFSARYDLDRINGTFSRPSHKLFGKSYNDMILVLDTAKGGVASAWMLYEMKMRNLCPSAIVFNTVNPILAQGAAHGGISMLSGFDVDITAAIASGAKLRIDPKNKTVEVIA from the coding sequence ATGAGTCAGAAATTATTTAAAGCGCGTCATGCCCAAGGTGATGTGGTTGAGGGTTACTGCTTAAGCGCGAGTGATGGCTTTTCTGCACGCTACGATTTAGATCGCATTAATGGAACATTCTCACGTCCAAGTCATAAACTTTTTGGCAAATCGTATAACGATATGATCCTGGTTTTAGACACAGCTAAGGGTGGTGTTGCTAGCGCATGGATGCTTTATGAAATGAAGATGCGAAACCTATGCCCGTCTGCCATTGTTTTCAATACAGTCAACCCCATTTTGGCTCAAGGCGCTGCCCATGGTGGCATATCCATGCTGAGTGGATTTGATGTCGACATCACAGCCGCTATTGCAAGTGGCGCCAAATTGCGCATTGATCCAAAAAATAAAACGGTTGAGGTAATTGCCTGA
- a CDS encoding DUF2075 domain-containing protein has product MIIYQATKEKFLHHLLSNEIHEIIEETYTQKTGRRVAKNEVRSWQESLRYMGAVLDDGEIPEDAGISIEFAIPQTSKRVDFIITGLNTAKEDQVIIVELKQWESAEITVKDAIVKTRFQYGVGETSHPSYQAWSYSELLSQLNETVYSEGIRLNPCAYLHNYTEDTVIRNAFYQAYLDKAPVFLKGKLEKEKLKVFIKQFVKYGDQTNLMYRIDNGKIKPSKSLADSLKSMIDGNLEFVMLDEQKLVYETVLDLSKHSGPDTKNVLIVQGGPGTGKSVIAVNLLVNLIKDQERIAQYVTKNAAPRAVYEAKLTGSMKKSAISNLFTGSGSFHATEKNAFDVLLVDEAHRLNEKSGMFKNLGENQIKEVIDAAPLTVFFIDEDQKVTFSDIGSSDEIIKWAIKANASIHKLSLESQFRCNGSDGYLAWLDDVLGIRETANHTLDTLDYDFKVFSNPVDLQQAIYKKNVARNKARLVAGYCWNWVSKNSLTTFDIVFPDHQFQMKWNLGTDGPLWIQAPNSVTEVGCIHTCQGLEVDYIGVIIGPDLIVREGKVLTIPSARAKTDKSLSGYKKLLKSNPTLANTRADNIIKNTYRTLMTRGMKGCYIYSTDQETASYFTERLSIKNS; this is encoded by the coding sequence ATGATTATTTATCAGGCCACCAAGGAGAAATTTCTACACCATCTCCTCTCTAATGAGATTCACGAAATTATTGAGGAAACTTATACTCAAAAAACAGGTAGACGTGTAGCTAAAAATGAGGTTCGGTCATGGCAAGAGTCCCTACGTTACATGGGAGCCGTCTTAGATGATGGCGAAATTCCTGAAGATGCCGGAATAAGTATTGAATTTGCAATACCACAAACCTCCAAACGAGTCGACTTCATCATAACTGGTTTAAATACTGCTAAAGAAGATCAAGTAATCATCGTGGAGCTTAAGCAATGGGAGTCTGCCGAAATAACAGTTAAAGATGCAATTGTTAAAACTCGATTTCAGTATGGAGTTGGCGAAACTAGCCACCCCTCATACCAAGCTTGGTCCTATAGTGAACTCCTTAGTCAACTAAATGAAACTGTTTATAGCGAAGGCATTCGGTTAAACCCCTGCGCATACCTACATAATTACACCGAAGATACCGTAATTCGAAATGCTTTTTACCAAGCCTACCTAGATAAAGCGCCAGTGTTTCTAAAAGGTAAGTTAGAAAAAGAAAAATTAAAAGTCTTCATTAAACAATTCGTTAAATACGGTGACCAAACCAATTTAATGTACAGAATAGATAACGGCAAGATTAAGCCATCCAAAAGCCTTGCGGATAGCCTCAAAAGCATGATTGATGGTAATCTGGAGTTCGTAATGCTTGACGAACAAAAGCTTGTTTATGAAACCGTTCTAGATCTCTCAAAACACTCGGGGCCTGATACTAAAAATGTGTTAATTGTCCAAGGTGGCCCCGGAACTGGAAAGTCAGTTATTGCCGTCAACCTATTAGTTAATCTAATCAAAGATCAAGAGCGTATTGCTCAATATGTAACAAAAAACGCAGCCCCAAGGGCGGTCTATGAAGCCAAGCTAACTGGCAGCATGAAGAAATCTGCTATTTCAAATTTATTTACTGGCTCTGGCTCTTTCCATGCCACCGAAAAGAATGCCTTTGATGTTCTATTAGTGGATGAAGCGCATCGATTAAACGAAAAATCTGGGATGTTTAAAAATTTAGGTGAAAATCAAATTAAAGAAGTAATTGATGCGGCACCACTAACGGTTTTTTTCATAGATGAAGATCAAAAAGTAACGTTTAGCGACATTGGAAGCAGTGATGAAATAATAAAATGGGCCATTAAAGCCAATGCATCAATTCACAAACTTAGCCTAGAGTCGCAATTTAGATGTAATGGCTCCGATGGATATCTTGCTTGGCTTGACGATGTTTTAGGGATTAGGGAGACAGCAAACCATACGTTAGATACTCTTGACTATGACTTTAAAGTATTCTCAAACCCGGTCGACCTACAACAAGCAATTTATAAAAAGAATGTTGCCAGAAACAAAGCAAGGCTTGTAGCTGGATATTGCTGGAACTGGGTCAGTAAAAACAGCCTAACCACATTTGATATCGTATTCCCAGATCATCAATTTCAAATGAAGTGGAATTTAGGTACGGATGGCCCGCTTTGGATTCAGGCGCCAAATTCAGTGACTGAAGTAGGCTGTATTCATACTTGCCAAGGCTTGGAGGTTGACTATATAGGGGTAATTATTGGGCCAGACCTAATAGTGCGAGAGGGAAAAGTGCTTACCATTCCATCCGCCAGGGCTAAAACGGATAAATCACTTAGTGGGTACAAGAAGCTACTTAAATCCAACCCAACTCTAGCCAATACAAGAGCAGATAACATCATCAAGAATACCTACAGAACGTTAATGACGCGTGGAATGAAGGGCTGCTATATCTACAGTACGGACCAAGAAACAGCCTCATACTTTACAGAGAGACTATCAATAAAAAATAGTTAA
- a CDS encoding nucleotide pyrophosphohydrolase, with product MTTIQELTKKLILFRDERDWDQFHNPKDLSLALSIEASELLEVFLWKTPEDADPEKISEELADVFAYALLLADRCNLDVHKIVEEKILKNSLKYPVELSKGSAKKYNEI from the coding sequence ATGACAACTATTCAAGAACTCACCAAAAAATTAATACTCTTTCGTGATGAGCGTGATTGGGATCAATTTCATAATCCCAAGGATCTTTCTTTGGCACTTTCTATCGAGGCATCTGAACTACTTGAGGTTTTTTTATGGAAGACACCTGAAGATGCCGACCCAGAAAAGATCAGTGAGGAATTAGCAGATGTCTTTGCATATGCTTTGCTTTTGGCGGATCGCTGTAATCTTGACGTTCATAAGATTGTTGAGGAAAAAATATTGAAAAATAGTCTTAAGTATCCAGTGGAGCTTTCTAAGGGTTCCGCCAAGAAATACAACGAGATTTAA
- a CDS encoding LysR substrate-binding domain-containing protein, which translates to MNIHRIDYRLLRSFLVVARIENFVRAAEALNITQSALSQQMKELASHFNSALFERKGRRSVLSEFGRDLLIKLEPLMGQVDEALLQSMHDDKQVVGALRIGATHTYSKAITLPASLRLLQTYPDLRIDLRELSAERLIADLMQGDIDIAVLPEDYQLVEFYQRPLLTEQFALIGKPQSMANFPKKLSIKSFKNTELALLNRQFLLRQQIEMEARRENIQLHVRLEVSTMGDLLEVARTGSLAVIGSPIACYRDAELISRSVSGEFLKRTAALCWRKGRFVTGAMKAFQETAIEISEDLRK; encoded by the coding sequence ATGAATATTCATCGCATTGACTACCGCTTACTCAGAAGCTTTTTAGTCGTTGCCCGTATTGAAAACTTTGTTCGGGCGGCAGAGGCATTGAATATTACGCAATCGGCACTATCCCAACAAATGAAGGAGCTGGCAAGCCATTTCAATTCGGCTTTATTTGAACGAAAAGGCCGCAGATCCGTCTTGAGTGAATTTGGCAGAGACTTGTTAATTAAACTCGAACCGCTGATGGGGCAGGTGGATGAGGCGCTACTCCAAAGCATGCATGACGATAAACAAGTCGTTGGCGCTCTGCGCATTGGCGCAACCCACACCTATTCGAAGGCGATTACATTGCCAGCGAGTCTGCGACTCTTACAAACCTACCCGGATTTAAGAATCGATTTACGCGAGTTATCAGCAGAGCGATTAATCGCCGACTTAATGCAAGGCGATATCGACATCGCTGTATTGCCAGAAGACTATCAACTGGTGGAGTTTTACCAACGACCCTTACTGACCGAGCAATTTGCCCTGATTGGTAAGCCGCAAAGCATGGCCAATTTCCCAAAAAAACTATCAATCAAGTCATTTAAAAATACGGAGCTTGCCTTGCTTAATCGCCAGTTCCTCCTGCGCCAGCAAATTGAAATGGAAGCGCGTAGGGAAAATATTCAGCTCCATGTTCGCCTAGAGGTATCCACGATGGGGGATTTGCTCGAGGTTGCTCGTACAGGAAGCCTTGCAGTTATTGGCAGTCCAATTGCATGCTACCGAGATGCGGAATTAATATCACGATCTGTATCGGGCGAGTTTTTAAAGAGAACAGCGGCCCTTTGCTGGCGAAAAGGCAGATTCGTTACCGGCGCCATGAAAGCATTTCAAGAAACTGCGATTGAAATCAGTGAGGACTTAAGAAAATAA
- a CDS encoding sulfurtransferase, with the protein MQSAIPKELFIKTILFIVKTIFLAASFSGGLVWAQSSSIVDLDYVKAAQQRGVILWDVRATKNYLDGHIPGAISIGEIGAALRDPNREDYIDIADINAIFNKAGLDINKEIIVYGSRGNAYAYFGLFTINYFGGKQAKVFHDGIDGWADANLAIEKAPSSLAAVNVKLVPQENLVVSNEQMRKLFNDQSVQVIDARTFNEFKGNDVRAIRGGHIPGAISIPYEQNWKDPATGSKLAKREVKTNSGMALKSTEDLKALYSKLDPNKETVVYCQSGVRAAETAVVLQNLGYKKVKIYDSSWLGWASHLASPVADETYLNVGLLNSRIAAMQSKINELEAELKAGKKQ; encoded by the coding sequence ATGCAAAGCGCTATTCCAAAGGAGCTATTCATCAAAACCATCCTTTTTATAGTAAAAACCATTTTTCTGGCAGCCTCCTTTTCTGGAGGTCTGGTCTGGGCCCAATCCAGCAGTATTGTGGATTTGGACTACGTAAAAGCCGCGCAGCAACGCGGGGTCATCCTGTGGGATGTGCGCGCCACTAAAAATTACTTGGATGGGCATATTCCAGGGGCAATTAGTATTGGCGAGATTGGCGCGGCGCTACGGGATCCCAATCGCGAGGACTACATTGATATTGCCGATATCAATGCCATCTTTAATAAGGCTGGGCTCGACATTAATAAAGAAATTATTGTGTATGGCTCAAGAGGCAACGCCTATGCCTATTTTGGCTTATTCACCATCAATTACTTTGGGGGTAAGCAGGCCAAGGTATTTCATGATGGTATTGATGGCTGGGCGGACGCAAATTTAGCCATCGAGAAAGCCCCATCAAGCTTAGCGGCAGTTAATGTCAAGTTAGTTCCACAAGAAAACTTAGTCGTCAGCAATGAACAAATGCGTAAGCTATTTAACGATCAATCGGTTCAGGTCATTGATGCAAGAACCTTTAATGAGTTTAAGGGAAACGATGTGCGCGCTATCCGGGGTGGTCATATACCGGGCGCAATCAGCATTCCGTATGAACAAAACTGGAAAGACCCGGCAACGGGATCAAAACTCGCCAAGCGCGAAGTAAAAACCAATAGTGGCATGGCCTTAAAGTCAACAGAGGATCTCAAGGCGCTTTATTCCAAATTAGACCCGAACAAAGAGACGGTGGTGTATTGCCAAAGCGGTGTACGCGCCGCAGAGACTGCAGTGGTTCTGCAAAATCTGGGATACAAGAAGGTCAAAATTTACGATTCATCGTGGCTGGGCTGGGCTAGCCACCTCGCATCGCCGGTTGCAGATGAGACTTACCTGAATGTGGGTCTGCTCAATTCCAGAATCGCTGCAATGCAAAGCAAAATCAATGAACTCGAGGCAGAGCTTAAGGCGGGTAAGAAGCAATAG